A genomic window from Ideonella sp. WA131b includes:
- a CDS encoding glycosyltransferase family 4 protein translates to MLGVDEAQRPVKPSFLIISQVYVPDPASVGQHVADAAAEMARRGYRTIVYTASRGYDDPSRRYPAREVLDGVEVRRLPFSSFGKSSIAVRLLAQSIFLLQAAVLGICTRGLCGVMVSTSPPFCGIAGVIIGGIRRVPVKYWLMDLNPDQMVAMKLLPASSLPVRIFDAFNRAILRHSASVIVLDRFMAARVLHKLPGVATKLEVMPPWPHDNHLENLAHSDNPFRQARVSPGKLAVMYSGNHSAANPLRTLLDAAKRLESDPRLLVISIGGGGAKSEVEDRIAAGASNIVSLPYQPLDQLRFSLSAADVHVVSIGSDVVGIVHPCKVYGAMAVSRPILLLGPSPSHISDLIKQYGIGWQISHGDDEGAIQVLRQILDTPANILDEMGRRAADAVARTLSRAQLLNRFCDVLQRGLPAPTA, encoded by the coding sequence ATGCTTGGTGTCGATGAAGCGCAGCGCCCAGTGAAACCGAGTTTCCTAATCATTTCGCAGGTCTACGTGCCGGATCCGGCCAGCGTGGGCCAGCACGTAGCTGACGCCGCGGCTGAGATGGCGCGGCGCGGATATCGAACGATCGTCTACACCGCATCACGGGGCTATGACGATCCGTCGCGCCGTTACCCAGCGCGGGAAGTTCTAGATGGCGTCGAGGTGCGTCGCCTACCCTTCTCGTCCTTTGGCAAGTCGTCCATCGCTGTGCGTCTGCTGGCGCAGTCGATCTTTCTGTTGCAAGCAGCCGTGCTGGGCATATGCACGCGTGGCTTGTGCGGTGTCATGGTCTCGACCTCCCCGCCGTTTTGTGGGATTGCGGGTGTCATCATCGGCGGGATCCGTCGGGTACCAGTCAAGTATTGGTTGATGGACCTCAACCCTGATCAGATGGTCGCGATGAAGCTCCTTCCCGCGAGTTCCCTGCCGGTAAGGATATTCGATGCCTTCAACAGAGCGATCCTCAGGCATTCGGCCAGCGTGATCGTCCTCGACCGGTTCATGGCCGCAAGGGTTTTGCATAAGCTGCCTGGTGTAGCGACCAAGCTGGAAGTCATGCCCCCCTGGCCACATGACAACCATCTGGAGAACCTTGCGCACAGTGACAACCCCTTTCGGCAGGCTAGGGTGTCACCCGGGAAGCTCGCGGTCATGTACTCGGGAAACCACTCGGCGGCGAACCCGCTCAGGACGCTGCTTGATGCAGCAAAACGGCTTGAGTCGGACCCTCGGCTGCTCGTGATCTCGATCGGTGGCGGAGGGGCCAAAAGCGAAGTTGAAGACAGGATCGCTGCTGGTGCTTCGAACATCGTCTCTCTCCCCTATCAGCCTCTGGACCAGCTGCGGTTCTCGCTGAGCGCCGCTGACGTGCATGTGGTGTCAATCGGTTCCGATGTTGTCGGCATCGTGCATCCCTGCAAGGTCTACGGAGCAATGGCGGTCTCAAGACCCATCTTGCTGCTGGGCCCCAGTCCAAGCCATATCAGCGACCTGATCAAGCAGTACGGCATTGGCTGGCAGATAAGCCATGGTGATGACGAGGGTGCGATTCAGGTGCTTCGCCAAATTCTCGACACGCCGGCCAATATCTTGGATGAAATGGGGCGCCGAGCCGCCGACGCAGTTGCCCGAACGCTCAGCAGAGCGCAGTTGCTGAACCGTTTCTGTGACGTACTGCAGCGTGGACTGCCCGCACCCACGGCCTAA